One window of Bacteroidota bacterium genomic DNA carries:
- a CDS encoding SpoIIE family protein phosphatase produces the protein MNLIKGSLRFLAILVFVLIFHVFSFSQILRKQVLIKGMKNVKANCFFQDKQGYLWTGTSKGLIQHYSTGTTSFTTENGLVSEEISALSQGADGTIWIGHNNGKISILDSSGIKAFEHNAKLSDNPITAILHKNAKTYITTYGSGVFILNNNTLNLLNEDEGLGDNYVYSVASDNSSRVFFGCDAGITIYDENKADAPSFNYLSMRTGLPDNIVREMVYFKDQLWIGMQDSGFCKYSLIDQKFVRSSTSLNWNFGPVTSLKIDYKENLWIGTQTGNLLCFSGSDFQHEIIKSILPMQGLFPKNILCLFEDAEKNFWIGTESYLIHYKKSRFEFIATDEIKENVFAIYQDKKGRHWVGSDSGFSMYHYDKTGKLQKKKYFSDAGKIQIVSIVEENENILWLGTYGKGIIRLNVLNGTSDFYTVKEGLANDNVISLVKDNAGTLWAGTLGGGISEIKQVDTKLVFTTYNTENGLNSNYIYQLFIDASNQIWIASDGGGLCFKKTGQKIESLLFKELKNATVYSVTEDKEKNIWFSTDDGVYKYDKSKLELFDINNGLREKTPVILTCNLRGNIVTVHNSGIDVLDKTEVSYYNLFENEQDIEFEPNINSFYTDKEGNIWIGTNSGIVKFRSVTTQVDLLAPRIHLINIKVNLKEHLIKQNTELDHNNNNLIFTFQGLWFSSPEKIKYRYKLEGFENDWSFETETPHASYPNLPPGKYTFKVQATSENYIWSDELNYSFTILPPFWKTWWFISALIIAIISAVMTFIQYRERKLVQEKRLLEDKVEERTSEITKQKKIIEIKNSDITSSIAYAKRIQQAMLVNEGMIKNYIPESFVLFKPKDIVSGDFYWFSCIENEAEESDRTILLAAADCTGHGVPGAFMSMIGINKLNEVVKEVTDPGRILEKLNVSIKSSLQKSGNQVSASDGMDIAICSLNVKKRELFYSGANRPLWVIRKNENKLQGTDEEFEFIEYKADKVAIGGYTDNSQKFVTQSIELKKGDGVYLFSDGFADQFGGDSSKKLMTKNFRKFLFTIQHKSLKEQSEELSEFFEIWKGENEQIDDVLVIGFRA, from the coding sequence ATGAACTTAATTAAAGGCAGTTTAAGATTTTTGGCAATACTTGTTTTTGTATTGATTTTTCATGTTTTTTCTTTTAGCCAAATACTAAGAAAACAAGTATTGATTAAGGGTATGAAAAATGTAAAAGCAAACTGTTTTTTTCAGGATAAGCAGGGATATTTATGGACTGGAACCTCCAAGGGTTTAATCCAGCATTATTCAACAGGTACCACTTCTTTCACAACTGAAAACGGCTTAGTATCAGAAGAAATAAGTGCTTTGTCACAGGGGGCTGATGGAACAATATGGATTGGACATAACAACGGAAAAATTTCCATTTTAGATTCATCAGGAATTAAAGCATTTGAACACAATGCAAAACTCTCGGATAATCCCATAACAGCAATCTTGCATAAAAATGCCAAAACATATATTACTACTTATGGATCTGGCGTCTTTATTTTAAATAACAATACACTGAACTTACTTAATGAGGATGAAGGCCTTGGAGATAATTATGTTTATTCTGTTGCATCCGATAATTCCTCACGTGTTTTTTTTGGTTGTGATGCGGGTATAACCATCTATGATGAAAATAAAGCGGATGCCCCTAGCTTTAATTATTTATCCATGCGAACTGGCCTTCCGGATAATATTGTTAGAGAAATGGTATACTTTAAGGATCAATTGTGGATAGGAATGCAAGATTCAGGTTTTTGTAAATACTCTTTAATTGATCAAAAATTCGTTCGCAGTTCAACTTCATTAAATTGGAATTTTGGACCAGTTACTTCTTTAAAAATCGATTACAAAGAAAATCTATGGATTGGTACTCAAACCGGGAATTTATTGTGTTTTTCAGGCAGTGATTTTCAACATGAAATAATAAAATCCATTCTTCCCATGCAGGGGCTTTTTCCCAAAAATATTCTTTGTCTTTTTGAGGATGCTGAAAAAAACTTTTGGATAGGAACCGAAAGTTATTTGATCCACTACAAAAAAAGCAGGTTTGAATTTATTGCCACGGATGAAATTAAAGAAAATGTGTTTGCCATTTACCAGGATAAAAAAGGAAGGCATTGGGTTGGTTCTGATTCAGGATTTTCTATGTATCACTACGATAAAACAGGAAAATTACAGAAAAAAAAATATTTTTCGGATGCAGGGAAAATTCAAATAGTTTCTATTGTTGAAGAAAATGAAAATATTTTATGGCTTGGAACCTATGGAAAAGGGATAATCAGGCTAAATGTTCTAAATGGAACATCTGATTTTTATACTGTTAAAGAGGGCTTGGCAAATGATAATGTAATTTCTCTTGTTAAAGACAATGCCGGAACTCTTTGGGCCGGGACACTGGGAGGAGGAATTTCAGAAATAAAACAGGTTGATACAAAGTTGGTTTTTACTACTTATAACACTGAAAATGGTCTAAACAGTAATTATATCTATCAGCTTTTTATTGATGCCTCCAATCAGATTTGGATTGCAAGCGATGGTGGGGGATTGTGCTTTAAGAAAACAGGCCAAAAAATAGAAAGCCTTTTGTTTAAAGAATTGAAAAATGCTACAGTCTATTCCGTTACAGAGGATAAAGAAAAGAATATTTGGTTTAGTACCGATGATGGGGTATATAAATATGACAAAAGCAAACTGGAATTATTTGATATTAATAATGGCTTAAGAGAGAAGACTCCTGTTATTTTAACGTGTAATCTGAGAGGGAATATAGTAACAGTTCATAACTCAGGTATTGATGTATTGGATAAAACAGAAGTATCTTATTATAATTTATTTGAAAATGAACAGGATATAGAATTTGAACCCAATATTAATTCGTTTTATACGGATAAGGAAGGAAACATATGGATAGGCACAAATTCCGGAATAGTTAAATTCCGTTCAGTAACTACCCAAGTTGATTTATTGGCACCTCGCATTCATCTAATTAATATAAAAGTTAATCTTAAAGAGCATTTAATAAAACAAAACACGGAATTGGACCACAATAACAACAACCTGATTTTTACCTTTCAGGGATTGTGGTTCAGCAGTCCGGAAAAAATAAAGTATCGATATAAATTAGAGGGATTTGAGAATGATTGGTCATTTGAAACCGAAACCCCACATGCATCTTATCCAAACTTGCCTCCTGGGAAATACACTTTTAAGGTGCAGGCTACTTCTGAAAATTATATATGGAGCGATGAGTTAAATTATAGTTTTACAATTCTTCCTCCTTTTTGGAAAACCTGGTGGTTTATTTCAGCCCTAATTATTGCTATTATTTCAGCAGTAATGACTTTTATACAATACAGGGAAAGAAAGTTAGTGCAAGAAAAGCGACTATTAGAAGATAAAGTTGAGGAAAGAACAAGTGAAATAACAAAGCAGAAAAAAATAATTGAAATAAAAAACAGTGATATTACCTCTAGTATTGCTTATGCAAAGCGTATCCAGCAAGCAATGTTGGTAAACGAGGGGATGATAAAAAATTATATTCCTGAATCATTTGTTTTATTTAAGCCCAAGGATATTGTGAGTGGAGATTTTTATTGGTTTTCATGCATAGAAAATGAGGCTGAAGAAAGTGATAGAACAATTTTGCTTGCAGCAGCAGATTGTACTGGACATGGTGTCCCTGGGGCCTTTATGAGCATGATAGGAATAAATAAGTTAAATGAGGTTGTTAAGGAAGTTACAGATCCAGGAAGGATTTTAGAGAAATTAAATGTTTCAATTAAATCTTCCTTGCAAAAATCAGGAAACCAAGTTTCTGCAAGCGATGGAATGGATATTGCCATTTGTTCTTTAAATGTAAAGAAAAGAGAATTGTTTTATTCAGGAGCAAATCGACCATTATGGGTAATACGTAAAAATGAAAACAAATTGCAGGGTACTGATGAAGAATTTGAATTTATTGAATACAAGGCAGATAAAGTTGCAATAGGTGGATATACGGACAACAGCCAAAAGTTTGTTACCCAAAGTATAGAACTTAAAAAAGGGGATGGTGTATATCTTTTTTCGGATGGCTTTGCTGATCAATTCGGTGGTGATAGCTCTAAAAAACTAATGACCAAGAATTTCAGAAAATTTCTTTTCACCATACAGCACAAATCATTGAAAGAGCAATCAGAAGAATTATCAGAATTTTTTGAAATATGGAAAGGTGAGAATGAACAAATTGATGATGTACTTGTGATTGGGTTCAGGGCTTAA
- a CDS encoding YceI family protein: protein MIKLILAFVFSFLFITNNTNPIYSSKEGSVKFVSNAPLEIIKAESNKLVSVIDAQKRTFAFTIPVKSFLGFNSPLQKEHFNENYMESDKFPIITFKGKIIEEIDFSVSGTHNLRAKGIISIHGIEKEKIINSKISIKNDQIELQSQFDVLLVDHNIRIPKVVNQKIAEIISIEVNTHLLSK, encoded by the coding sequence ATGATTAAGCTCATTTTAGCATTTGTTTTTTCTTTTCTTTTCATAACAAATAATACAAATCCTATCTATTCTTCTAAAGAGGGAAGTGTTAAATTTGTATCAAATGCACCTCTTGAAATCATTAAGGCAGAATCAAATAAACTTGTTTCAGTTATTGATGCCCAAAAAAGAACTTTTGCTTTTACAATACCGGTTAAATCATTCCTGGGTTTTAATAGTCCTTTGCAAAAGGAGCATTTTAATGAAAACTATATGGAAAGCGATAAGTTTCCAATAATCACATTTAAAGGAAAAATTATCGAAGAAATTGATTTTTCAGTTTCGGGAACTCATAATTTACGAGCTAAAGGCATCATAAGCATTCATGGGATCGAAAAGGAAAAAATAATAAATTCAAAAATCAGTATAAAAAATGATCAGATTGAATTGCAGTCTCAATTTGATGTGCTTTTAGTGGATCATAACATTAGAATACCAAAGGTGGTAAACCAAAAAATTGCTGAAATTATTTCAATAGAAGTAAATACCCATCTTTTATCAAAATAG
- a CDS encoding ATP-binding cassette domain-containing protein, whose protein sequence is MLEAKDLTIKFDGIPILKNLNSSFSGSNIHGIIGLNGSGKTTFFNCMAGVIKPDMGSFLWNGKTISSKEIGYIETSNYFYSNITGKEYLNIFPLTNKEFNLESFQELMHLPLQNLIETYSTGMKKKLALLAMVKQDKQIYIFDEPFNGLDMETNKILMIMIKALSNKGKTVFISSHILEPLLNICEQIHYLSNGIILKTFDKQQFGGIEKELFEKLKLKATEILKNAI, encoded by the coding sequence ATGCTTGAAGCAAAAGACCTGACCATAAAATTTGATGGAATTCCAATATTGAAAAACCTGAATTCTAGTTTTTCCGGGAGTAATATTCATGGCATTATTGGCCTTAATGGTTCTGGAAAAACCACCTTTTTTAATTGTATGGCAGGAGTGATTAAGCCAGATATGGGATCCTTTTTATGGAATGGTAAAACAATAAGCAGTAAAGAAATCGGATATATTGAAACAAGCAATTACTTTTATTCCAATATCACCGGAAAGGAATACTTAAATATTTTTCCACTTACAAACAAGGAGTTTAATCTTGAAAGCTTCCAGGAATTAATGCATTTGCCTTTGCAAAATTTAATTGAAACCTATTCCACCGGAATGAAAAAGAAGCTTGCATTATTAGCCATGGTAAAGCAGGATAAGCAAATTTATATTTTTGATGAACCCTTTAATGGCCTTGATATGGAAACCAATAAAATATTGATGATCATGATAAAGGCATTAAGCAATAAGGGCAAAACAGTTTTTATTTCTTCTCATATTTTAGAACCCTTGCTGAACATTTGTGAGCAAATTCATTATTTGTCTAATGGCATTATCCTTAAAACGTTTGATAAACAACAGTTTGGAGGCATTGAAAAGGAGTTGTTTGAAAAGCTAAAACTAAAAGCAACCGAAATTTTAAAAAATGCTATTTAA
- a CDS encoding T9SS type A sorting domain-containing protein: MEKKKVLFTLVLLAMFINSAKPINWTTISSGYWNNSAIWETGVVPAYSNSDTLIIAHPVVFDSNIILNSGAFLKIENEGGLCGHHSIIVNTGASILKYGILEMDVLSIPGGSASFLAPGKVIISMYGIITGNLNVSCTMAVGPWFECSQPTFAFTLVGIEEKQSNACNLFPNPNLGVFTLEHSFSSERIIIQIIDLTGRTVYNRTVFNSTGTESINEGGLKPGIYYWELLSKNNVSSRGKMIVN, encoded by the coding sequence ATGGAAAAGAAAAAAGTTCTATTCACACTGGTTTTATTAGCGATGTTTATTAATTCGGCAAAACCTATAAACTGGACTACAATTTCCAGTGGTTATTGGAATAATTCGGCTATATGGGAAACAGGTGTTGTGCCTGCTTATTCCAATTCTGATACCTTGATTATCGCACACCCTGTTGTTTTTGACAGTAATATTATCCTAAATTCCGGTGCGTTTTTGAAAATCGAAAATGAGGGTGGCCTATGTGGTCATCACAGTATTATTGTTAATACCGGGGCCTCAATTCTTAAATATGGAATTTTAGAAATGGATGTTTTATCAATTCCCGGTGGCAGTGCTAGCTTTCTTGCTCCCGGCAAAGTCATTATTTCCATGTATGGTATAATTACAGGCAATCTTAATGTTAGTTGTACTATGGCTGTTGGACCATGGTTTGAATGTTCTCAGCCTACTTTTGCTTTTACTTTAGTTGGTATTGAAGAAAAACAAAGCAATGCATGTAATTTGTTTCCCAATCCAAACCTGGGAGTGTTTACCTTGGAACATTCTTTTTCTTCTGAAAGAATAATCATACAAATAATAGATCTAACAGGCAGGACAGTGTACAACAGAACTGTTTTTAATTCCACGGGCACTGAAAGTATTAATGAAGGTGGTTTAAAACCGGGAATTTATTATTGGGAGCTCCTTTCCAAAAACAATGTTTCTTCAAGAGGAAAAATGATTGTTAACTAA
- a CDS encoding carboxypeptidase-like regulatory domain-containing protein: MRHLLAPCLILLFLSTFSHAQKNEILLIGRVLDQKQTTLPGANIISAHSKRGTTTDKTGFFKIKVSSPDTLRISYIGFKTQVIHIPYFDPSTATDTVISLSITLEKSEYGLREAVIRAKKTPEIVYGFDGKISKWIYDYELQDDKIWMLIAKGSKRNIAIVNSMGDTLMDRTINFTPLSSFKDSYGTIFLLTDRSAKLVSYEKTVFKIYREITLAQFQKNVKPMIAANKLHLFFRYDKPYEGIIDFIQTSLNDTAKNSVFYSYSATAQMDFYLEENRKISLNAQIAAQERQSIAGTNAKQAQQLNTSILSERNTGSEWRDPQQILLETDFKTRRELRELNAIYTDVPRPFPLPSDFNPEVNGWFTKLLLEPKFCPFMIKNDTVFIFNHIIDSLHVFALNGQRLHSSYITYGSKKAKEQSILLDEFSGKFYYKFLSNGIAHLREIDVYTGSAVRDYVIEAFTFPEKILANNNTVYFLHKSKHEKGKRLYKMALD; encoded by the coding sequence ATGAGGCATTTATTAGCTCCTTGTTTAATACTTCTTTTTCTGAGCACATTTTCTCATGCTCAAAAAAATGAAATCCTGTTAATAGGACGGGTTTTGGATCAAAAACAAACAACCTTGCCAGGAGCAAATATTATTTCCGCACATAGCAAAAGAGGTACAACAACAGACAAAACAGGTTTTTTCAAAATAAAGGTTTCAAGCCCAGACACCTTGCGCATATCATATATAGGTTTTAAAACTCAAGTAATTCATATTCCTTATTTTGATCCTTCAACAGCCACAGATACTGTAATATCCCTTAGCATAACCCTGGAAAAAAGTGAATATGGGTTAAGGGAGGCCGTGATAAGGGCAAAAAAGACACCGGAGATCGTATACGGGTTTGATGGAAAAATCAGCAAATGGATTTATGATTATGAATTGCAAGACGATAAAATATGGATGTTAATCGCAAAGGGATCCAAGCGCAATATTGCCATTGTAAATTCCATGGGCGATACCTTAATGGACAGAACGATAAATTTCACTCCCCTGAGTTCCTTTAAGGATTCTTATGGCACAATTTTCCTACTTACAGACAGGAGTGCCAAACTTGTATCCTATGAAAAAACAGTGTTCAAAATTTACCGGGAAATCACCCTCGCTCAATTCCAAAAAAATGTAAAGCCAATGATTGCAGCAAATAAATTACACCTGTTCTTCAGGTATGACAAGCCTTATGAAGGAATTATTGATTTTATTCAGACCTCTTTAAATGATACTGCAAAAAACAGTGTTTTCTATTCATACTCTGCTACTGCCCAAATGGATTTTTATTTGGAAGAAAACAGAAAGATAAGCCTCAATGCACAAATAGCGGCTCAAGAAAGACAAAGCATTGCTGGAACAAATGCTAAGCAAGCGCAACAATTAAACACATCTATTCTTTCTGAACGAAATACAGGATCAGAATGGCGTGATCCTCAGCAAATTCTTTTGGAAACAGATTTTAAAACGCGAAGAGAACTCCGGGAATTAAATGCAATTTACACTGATGTTCCTCGTCCATTCCCTTTGCCTTCCGACTTTAATCCTGAGGTTAACGGTTGGTTCACCAAACTTTTGCTGGAACCAAAATTTTGTCCCTTTATGATTAAAAACGATACTGTTTTTATTTTCAATCACATTATTGATTCTCTTCATGTTTTTGCCTTAAATGGCCAAAGACTACATTCCTCCTATATCACCTACGGCAGTAAAAAAGCAAAAGAACAATCCATCCTGCTGGATGAATTTAGCGGTAAGTTTTATTATAAATTTTTATCTAACGGCATAGCTCATTTAAGAGAAATAGACGTCTATACCGGTAGTGCTGTAAGAGACTATGTTATTGAAGCATTTACCTTTCCTGAAAAGATTCTGGCAAATAATAATACTGTTTATTTTCTTCACAAAAGCAAACACGAAAAAGGGAAAAGACTTTATAAGATGGCGCTTGATTAA
- a CDS encoding MGMT family protein codes for MQKGNKDFFEMVFQVVRLIPEGRVTNYGAIAKFLGTARSSRMVGWAMNNAHGQLEPVPAHRVVNRNGMLTGKAHFNPPSLMQELLEKEGIAVKEDQVLNFNAFFWDPELEIE; via the coding sequence ATGCAAAAGGGGAATAAAGATTTTTTCGAAATGGTTTTTCAGGTTGTACGGCTTATTCCTGAGGGGCGTGTAACGAATTATGGAGCAATAGCCAAATTTTTGGGAACAGCCCGTTCTTCAAGAATGGTTGGTTGGGCTATGAATAATGCCCATGGTCAACTTGAACCTGTTCCTGCTCACCGGGTGGTGAACCGGAATGGAATGTTAACAGGAAAAGCACATTTCAATCCTCCCTCCCTTATGCAGGAACTTTTAGAAAAGGAGGGAATTGCGGTAAAAGAGGATCAGGTTTTGAATTTCAATGCGTTTTTTTGGGATCCTGAACTGGAAATAGAATAA
- the trmB gene encoding tRNA (guanosine(46)-N7)-methyltransferase TrmB, which produces MAKRKMERFAEVDAAPNVIQHVQVSADIDDHFLKGKWNEEYFKNDLPIVLELGCGKGEYTLGLAQRFIDKNFLGLDIKGARIWKGSKTALEKNLTNVAFIRTTVDRIEKLFGKNEVDEIWITFPDPQPQKPKERKRLTCPQFINKYKNTLKEGGIIHLKTDNKPFYEYTLEVIKQEKYELLIATDNLYNEKEKLDLPEGLLEIKTFYESMFTAKGFNICYLKFRI; this is translated from the coding sequence ATGGCCAAAAGAAAAATGGAGCGTTTTGCAGAAGTAGACGCAGCCCCCAATGTTATACAGCATGTACAGGTATCTGCTGATATTGATGACCATTTCTTAAAAGGAAAGTGGAATGAAGAATATTTTAAAAACGATTTGCCAATTGTATTGGAACTTGGCTGTGGTAAGGGTGAATATACATTAGGACTAGCACAGCGATTCATAGATAAAAATTTTCTTGGGTTAGACATTAAAGGAGCCAGGATTTGGAAAGGGAGTAAAACTGCTCTTGAAAAAAACTTAACCAATGTTGCATTTATTCGCACAACAGTTGACAGGATTGAAAAACTTTTTGGGAAAAATGAGGTGGACGAAATATGGATAACCTTTCCTGATCCTCAGCCTCAAAAGCCAAAGGAAAGAAAAAGACTTACTTGTCCTCAGTTTATAAATAAATATAAAAACACACTAAAGGAAGGAGGAATTATTCATCTGAAAACGGATAATAAACCTTTTTATGAATATACTTTAGAAGTAATAAAGCAGGAAAAATACGAACTTTTAATCGCCACGGATAATCTATACAATGAAAAAGAAAAACTGGACCTGCCTGAAGGATTATTGGAAATAAAGACTTTTTATGAATCCATGTTTACTGCTAAAGGCTTTAATATTTGTTATCTAAAATTCAGAATTTAA
- a CDS encoding SDR family oxidoreductase, which translates to MIAVISGATRGIGRALSFAFAAEGFSLALTARSESELNALSIALRLKHPSIEVMVQKADFSNKEEIKKFTSAVIEKWKESTVIINNVGIYSMGSLSEETDEAFEKNMAVNFSSAWYFTRPFLPALKLKGKGHIFNICSVVSKEPKAGAASYSISKVALYGFNKVLCEEMREYNVKVTAVLPGSVNTSSWKGLNAPVESFVEPEDVSSAIVAAYKTSAFALTEEIIIRPLDRKY; encoded by the coding sequence ATGATAGCAGTAATATCCGGTGCAACTAGAGGAATTGGAAGAGCATTAAGTTTTGCTTTTGCAGCAGAAGGCTTTAGTCTGGCACTAACAGCTCGTTCTGAATCCGAACTTAATGCTTTATCTATAGCACTCAGACTAAAACACCCTTCCATAGAAGTAATGGTTCAAAAGGCTGATTTTTCTAATAAAGAAGAGATAAAAAAATTTACATCAGCAGTTATAGAAAAATGGAAAGAATCAACAGTGATAATCAACAATGTTGGTATATATTCCATGGGAAGCTTATCAGAAGAAACGGATGAGGCTTTTGAAAAAAACATGGCGGTTAATTTCTCTAGCGCGTGGTATTTTACCAGACCCTTTTTGCCTGCATTAAAATTAAAAGGCAAGGGCCATATTTTTAACATTTGTTCAGTAGTTAGTAAAGAACCAAAAGCGGGAGCTGCTTCTTATTCCATATCAAAAGTCGCCTTATATGGGTTTAACAAAGTGTTATGTGAGGAGATGAGGGAGTATAATGTTAAGGTAACGGCTGTTTTGCCTGGTTCTGTGAACACTTCTTCTTGGAAAGGGCTAAATGCCCCGGTTGAAAGTTTTGTAGAGCCAGAGGATGTTTCTTCTGCAATCGTTGCCGCCTATAAAACTTCAGCTTTCGCCTTAACAGAGGAAATTATTATCAGGCCATTGGATAGAAAATATTAA
- a CDS encoding glycosyl transferase family 28: protein MLLFLKSGYNRNFPNKLETLPKTAARILICPLDWGLGHATRCVPIIRELLNQGAEVIIASERRPLHFLKQEFPQLQFISFEGYNIRYPSKTGMILKMAIKTPQILWRIYKEHQELKKIIASHAISAVISDNRFGLWSKKIPCVFITHQIKIKSPVFEKLLYKINCFFIRKYSECWIPDLPGSENLSGDLSHNAILPSNAFFIGPLSRFSPGKENTYEKKYDLMVIISGPEPQRTNFENIVLGQLKDKAIKAAVVRGVTESKEIYQLTDNITVYAHLNTEALKEIILASQLVLCRPGYSTIMDLAVLNKKAAFIPTPGQTEQEYLAKHLTEKGKGVYFNQNKFSLEALYLNPLKNLPLKASQSNLLKEKIVSFLISLR from the coding sequence ATGCTTCTATTTTTAAAATCAGGTTATAATCGTAATTTTCCAAATAAATTGGAAACTTTACCTAAAACTGCAGCCCGTATTTTAATCTGTCCATTGGATTGGGGACTTGGTCATGCAACAAGGTGTGTGCCTATTATAAGAGAATTGCTTAATCAAGGTGCAGAGGTTATTATTGCTTCAGAAAGGCGTCCGCTGCACTTTTTAAAACAAGAATTCCCTCAACTTCAATTCATTTCTTTTGAAGGTTATAACATTAGATATCCTTCAAAAACAGGAATGATATTAAAAATGGCTATTAAAACGCCACAAATTCTTTGGCGTATTTACAAAGAGCACCAGGAATTAAAAAAAATAATAGCTTCCCATGCTATTTCAGCTGTAATATCGGATAACCGTTTCGGGCTTTGGTCAAAAAAGATTCCTTGTGTTTTCATTACACATCAAATAAAAATCAAATCACCGGTATTTGAAAAATTGCTGTATAAAATAAACTGTTTTTTTATTCGCAAATATAGTGAATGCTGGATTCCTGACTTACCCGGTTCAGAAAATTTATCAGGCGATCTTTCTCATAATGCTATTTTACCTTCAAATGCTTTTTTTATTGGGCCGCTATCAAGATTTTCCCCGGGAAAAGAAAACACTTATGAGAAAAAGTATGATTTAATGGTAATAATCTCAGGACCTGAACCACAGAGAACAAATTTTGAAAACATCGTACTCGGACAACTTAAAGATAAGGCTATAAAGGCGGCTGTAGTAAGAGGAGTAACAGAATCAAAAGAGATTTATCAGTTAACTGATAACATTACTGTTTATGCCCATTTGAATACTGAGGCATTAAAAGAAATAATTTTAGCTTCGCAACTCGTATTATGTAGGCCAGGCTATTCAACAATAATGGATTTGGCAGTATTGAATAAAAAAGCTGCTTTTATACCTACGCCAGGGCAAACCGAACAGGAATACCTGGCTAAACATCTTACAGAAAAAGGGAAGGGAGTTTATTTCAATCAAAACAAATTCAGCCTTGAAGCCTTGTATTTAAATCCCCTTAAAAACCTCCCATTAAAAGCATCACAAAGCAATTTGTTAAAAGAAAAGATTGTCTCTTTTTTAATTTCTCTTCGTTGA